One part of the Mangrovibacillus cuniculi genome encodes these proteins:
- the lysS gene encoding lysine--tRNA ligase produces the protein MNKMSHEELNDQLIVRREKMQALRDKGLDPFGKRFERSHMSLEVKEAFESFSKEELEEQKKVVTIAGRVMTKRGKGKAGFAHIQDQTGQVQIYVRQDAVGEEAYEVFNTTDLGDLIGVTGEVFKTKVGELSIKATGYTFLSKALRPLPDKHHGLKDIEQRYRQRYLDLITSEESKNTFISRSLIIQSMRRYLDNNGYLEVETPMMHSIAGGASARPFTTHHNALDMPLFMRIAIELHLKRLIVGGLEKVYEIGRVFRNEGVSTRHNPEFTMIELYEAYADYKDIMKLTENMVAHIAKEVLGTTTVQYGDYEVNLEPEWTRLHMVDAIKEHTGVDFFKVSDVEEARALAKEHGIEIEPHMEYGHILNEFFEQRVEDKLIQPTFIYGHPVEISPLAKKNDEDPRFTDRFELFIVGREHANAFTELNDPIDQRERFEAQLKEREHGNDEAHMMDDDFIEALEYGMPPTGGLGIGIDRLVMLLTNSPSIRDVLLFPLMRHRD, from the coding sequence ATCCTTCTCTAAAGAAGAATTAGAAGAGCAAAAGAAAGTGGTTACTATTGCTGGACGTGTAATGACAAAACGTGGGAAAGGAAAAGCTGGATTTGCCCATATCCAAGATCAAACCGGTCAAGTTCAGATTTACGTTCGTCAAGATGCTGTTGGTGAAGAAGCTTATGAAGTTTTTAATACGACCGACCTTGGTGATTTAATAGGGGTTACAGGAGAAGTATTTAAAACAAAAGTTGGAGAACTTTCGATTAAAGCTACTGGTTATACGTTCCTTTCTAAGGCATTACGTCCGTTACCGGATAAACACCATGGCCTAAAAGATATCGAACAACGTTATCGTCAACGTTATTTAGACCTAATTACAAGTGAGGAAAGTAAAAATACTTTCATCTCTCGTAGTTTAATTATCCAGTCTATGAGACGTTACCTTGACAATAATGGTTATCTAGAAGTGGAAACACCGATGATGCACTCCATTGCTGGTGGAGCATCAGCTCGTCCATTTACAACTCATCACAATGCTCTTGATATGCCATTATTTATGCGTATCGCCATTGAGTTACACCTAAAACGACTAATCGTCGGAGGGTTAGAAAAGGTTTATGAAATCGGGAGAGTTTTCCGTAATGAAGGTGTATCTACAAGACATAACCCTGAATTCACAATGATTGAACTATATGAAGCTTACGCTGATTATAAAGATATTATGAAGTTAACAGAAAATATGGTTGCGCATATTGCGAAAGAAGTATTAGGAACTACTACTGTTCAATATGGTGACTATGAAGTGAATTTAGAACCAGAGTGGACTCGTTTGCACATGGTAGATGCAATTAAAGAACATACAGGTGTAGACTTCTTTAAAGTATCTGATGTAGAAGAGGCTCGTGCGTTAGCTAAAGAACATGGTATTGAAATAGAGCCACATATGGAATATGGTCACATTCTTAACGAATTCTTTGAGCAACGTGTAGAAGATAAGTTGATCCAACCTACTTTCATTTATGGTCATCCAGTAGAAATCTCTCCTTTAGCTAAGAAAAATGATGAGGATCCTCGTTTTACGGACAGATTTGAATTATTTATTGTTGGTCGTGAACATGCGAATGCATTTACTGAGTTAAATGATCCAATTGACCAACGTGAGCGTTTTGAAGCTCAACTGAAGGAACGTGAGCACGGAAATGATGAAGCACACATGATGGACGATGACTTCATTGAAGCACTAGAGTATGGTATGCCTCCTACAGGTGGATTGGGGATTGGTATCGATCGTTTAGTTATGTTGTTAACTAATTCTCCTTCCATTAGAGATGTATTACTATTCCCTCTAATGAGACATCGTGACTAA